GTCAGGACGATGGCCCGAACCCTTTCGTCGGCGTCGGCTTCCCCAAGCCGCGCCACCAGGAGGTCGATCATCTCCCCCGTCAGTGCGTTCCGGGCCTCGGGGCGGTCGAGGGTGATGACGGCGGCGCGGCCTTCGAGGCGCAGGGTCACGTGCGACATGCCCGAGTTGTAGCACCTTTATCAGGGTTCACGGGCGGACTGGGGTGAGTCATCGTTAACATCTGTGCATGCGACAAGAGCAGGAGCCGGCGGGCCTCGGGGTCGAAGAAGTCGGGCCCGGGGTGTTGCGAGTGCAGCTTCCCGTCGACATCCCCGGGCTGGGCCACGTGAACACCTACGTCATCCCGGATCGACGCGGCGTCACGGTCGTGGATCCCGGCATGTCGCTACGCAAGTCGCGTAAGGCGCTGGTGCACCGCTTGCGGCTCGCAGGCGTCCGGCTTGCCGACGTGCACACGGTGGTCATCACCCATTCCCATCCCGACCACTACGGGGCGGCAGCCTGGCTCGCCGAGGCCGCGGGGGCCGAGGTCATGACCCACGCGGCCTTTAGCATCTCCTGGCTGCCCGACGACTGCGACGCGCACGTGCACGAGGTCGACCCTGAAGACCAGCCCGTCGGAAACCCCCACGATGGACCGACGCCTTGGGGCGGTGCGAAGTTCCGGCCGCCGCTACGCCACCGCCTCGTCCCCCGCTCTCGGCACCCACGACCCCGACGGCGGGTGAGGCATGGCGAGGTCGTCCGACTGGCCGACCGGGACTGGGTGGCAGTCCACACGCCTGGCCATACGCTCGACCACCTGTGCCTGGTCGACCCCGAACACGGGCTCCTGCTCTCGGGCGACCACCTCCTGCCCACGATCACGCCACACATTTCGGGGATCGGCACCGGGCGGGACCCGTTGGCCGCCTTTCTCGTGTCGCTCGACCGGATCGCCGCGCTCGCACCGTCGGTCGCACTGCCTGCTCACGGTCACCCCTTTGGCGACCTCGCGGTGCGGATCGACAGGCTCAAGGCGCACCACCACGGACGGCTGGAGGCATTGCGCCAGGCATTGGCCGACGGCGAGCCGGCGTCGGTTCCCGAACTCATGCGGCTGCTCTTCGCGCCCGCTCGGCAGGGGGCCATCGCCGAGAGCGAGACGTTCGCCCACCTCCAGCACCTCCACCACGCCGGGGTGCTGGAGCGCTACGACAAGGACGGCCGGCTCGTCTACCGGGCGGCTCCTCCCACCGCCGGCTTCCCGTTTCGCTGACGCTCGGAGGCGCCGCTGGGGTCCCGGTGAGCGCCCTCGGGGGACCGGCGAAATGCGGCACGGACATCTGAACGAGAAACGGTCGGAAGCGTTGCGGCTTCCGACCGTTTCCTCGTCAGCACTGCATTGAGACTGGAAGCTTGCTTCCAGAATTTGGTGGCGGGGGTGGGATTTGAACCCACGACCTTCGGGTTATGAGTCCGACGCGCCCCGTTCGGGTGGGTGTTGTCTGAACTCTTTCGGCCGCGTGCGCGCCGTGTGAGAGCGCAGTTCTCGGGTGTGGGTTCGGCAATGGACTCGAATACGCCACCGGACCGGGCCAGGAGTAAGCCAGGTGGCGGATGCTCGGGAGCGTCAACGGCGCCACGGTGTCGACATGGTCGAAACTGTGTCGCGGACCCTGTTGAGTCGTCTGCGCTTGGAGGATGGTGTGATGGAGGAGACGTCGCTCGGACGGGAGGCCGACTTCGCTCTGCCGGTCGGGATCGTCA
Above is a window of Acidimicrobiales bacterium DNA encoding:
- a CDS encoding MBL fold metallo-hydrolase, which produces MRQEQEPAGLGVEEVGPGVLRVQLPVDIPGLGHVNTYVIPDRRGVTVVDPGMSLRKSRKALVHRLRLAGVRLADVHTVVITHSHPDHYGAAAWLAEAAGAEVMTHAAFSISWLPDDCDAHVHEVDPEDQPVGNPHDGPTPWGGAKFRPPLRHRLVPRSRHPRPRRRVRHGEVVRLADRDWVAVHTPGHTLDHLCLVDPEHGLLLSGDHLLPTITPHISGIGTGRDPLAAFLVSLDRIAALAPSVALPAHGHPFGDLAVRIDRLKAHHHGRLEALRQALADGEPASVPELMRLLFAPARQGAIAESETFAHLQHLHHAGVLERYDKDGRLVYRAAPPTAGFPFR